The genomic interval ACCTTGTGCTCGTCGACGGCGGCGCAGTCTACCCGGGCGGATTATCATTCGCCCATGCCGGCACGCCTGCGGCACCGATCACGATACGTGGCGTCCGCTCAGGCGGAGACCGTCCGGTGATCGAGGGAGGCCGGGACGTGGTGGAGTTCAACTGTAACAATTATGTATTCGAAGGATTCGAGATCAGAAATGCCGAATTCCGCGGCCTCTACCATCACGCCGACAATATCACGATCCGTGACTGCGTAGTTCACGGATGCCCTCACGGGATCCTCGGCGCGGACGGCGGCTCGGGCGACCTACTGATCGAGTACTGCGAGGTCTACGGATGCGGCGAGGGCGATGGGCGACATCAGCTCTACATTTCTACAAACGAGAACGACTATCCCGGTTCGGTATTCAGGATACGGTTCTGCTACATCCATGACGGGACTGGCGGTAACAATTTAAAGAGCCGTGCCGAGAGAAACGAAATCTACTACAACTGGTTTGAAAACCCCTACTACCACAACCTTGAGCTTATCGGCCCCGATCCTGCCGGCGGAGTCGCCGAGGACACAGCTCGCGAGGACAGCGACGTGGTCGGTAACGTGATCATCGCGCGGCGATTCAGCAGAAATGTACGCATCGGCGGAGACGGATGCGGACAGTCGTTCGGACGTTACAGATTCGCCAACAACACCTTCATCCATCGCTGCCCCACACCCGCATCACATATATTCGCCCACTTCGACGTGGAGAGTGTCGAGATGCACAACAACGTATTCCATATCACCTCACGCTCTGTCTTTGACGACAGCGAGGCCAGCTGGGTATACAGCCGCAGGGTGAGCGGTTCGAGCAACTGGGTCTATTCGAGCGCGGGCTATCCCGGCGAATGGACAGCGACGATCACCGGCACCGACCCCGGATTTGTCGATATGGCTGGAAATGATTTCATGCCTGCTGCTGGATCGATCCTGATCGGCGGAGGAACGTATTCGATGGCGAGCCCCGAAGGTTCACCTTTCATAGACCCTCTCATCATACCTCAGTTCCATCCTCCTGTAGGGCTTCTGATCCCGGTCGGCACCGCGGAGGCCCGGCCGGCCAGCGGCGTAGTCGATATAGGAGCATTTGAGGTGCGGTAGCAATACCATCGTGCGTTGTCCGGAACCAGTGGATCGCCAATAGCAGTACATTAGCACCTGCCTGCTACTTACCCACCCGCATCGGCTGCCGCCTGGCGTAGGTCAGCGAGCGCCAGACCCATTCGACGGGACCGAACCTGAAATATCTCAACCAGACCGGCGAGACGACCAGCTGCAGGATCCATACGGCGATAACAATCAGGATCTGGTATTTCCTCTCGACACTGCCGTACAGTCCGAAGCCATGCCCGTAGAATATGGTCGTACATATCAGGGTCTGTGCGAGGTAGTTTGTCAGGGCCATCCTTCCCACGGCAGCGAGCCTTGATGTGACACCCTTCATAAATCCCAAACGACAGATCAGCATGATTATGCCGATATAAGCGCTCGACACGAAAAAGCTGCCCCATAAATTAAACTGCGAACCTAAAAAGAACGAATATTCCATCGCCCATCCCGCCGCGAAATTTCTGTACATCCCGAAAATGACAAGCGGAAGGCCGATCCCGAATCCCATCGCGATCATCCAGGTGTAGAACTTTGCCGATCTCCTGCCGGTGACTATCCCCCATTTGAAGAAGGCCATGCCGATCAGCATCATGCCACCTATCCGCCAGCTTGTATGGATCATAAAGTAAGCAGTCTCAAAGAAAATCGAATCCTCTACCCTGTACCTCATCTGCCCGAAGAACCCTGCCCTGTAATGTGTCAGTTTCTCCGCTATCTGTTCGACATTCGGCTTCCAGGTCGCCAGAGTCTGCTGAATCGATGCTTCGGGCCAATACTGCATTGTACTACCGAAAAAGATATAGAGAGCCGAAGCGACAGCAAAGAGAACGATACCTGTTGCTAAAAGTTTTCCCGGAGACACCTTCCTGAAGAGCCATGCAATAAGAGCACATAGCGCGTATGGAACCAGAATGTCGCCCGACCAGAAAATATGGGCGTGGATCAGGCCGATGATGAGAAGCCAGAATGTTCGTCTGTAGTGGATCCCTGCCGAACCGCGACCCTTCGCCTCGATCTTGCTGGTCATCAGCACTATCCCGGCTCCGAACAGCATTGAAAATATCGTAACAAACTTCAGGTTGGCAAAGACGTTACTGAACATCCAGACCAATCTGTTCAATCCATTGAGGTCTCCATACGCCGTTGGATTGAGATAGGCAGCGCCGATCATGGAAAAATACTGAATGTTCATTAGCAGGATACCAAGAAGGGCAAAGCCGCGCAGAGTATCTATCTGAGATATGCGTTCAGATGGCGCGACAGGGAGAACGACCTTCGAAGATGTTTTTGTTGAGTCTCCATTATTCATACGCTCTGACTCTCCTTCCCTGCATGTTTCTGATAATGGGCAGGGTACCACAGGCGGGGAGACCACAAAAAGCCATTTGAAGAATAATTATAGATACTGATTTACTCCTCCGTGCGCATTTGCGAACTAAGTGCAAGGAAATTTACCTCCAACGCTGGAGGTAAAAAATCTTGCAGTTGTTTCGCTATAAGTCTGAGTGCTGATGCATTTGCGAACAAAACTCTATGATGGAAAGATCACGCCGACATTATGTTAACCACCAGACAGGTCACTAATGCGCATGACAGAATGAGCTGTGAAACTGGCAGTGGGAGGGAAATACCGGCTGCTCATACTTCTCGCCGGAAACGCCCACTTCGTTGACAATTCTCGGAATTTGACCTACTGTATCTGCTTATACGATTCGAATCGATATGAACACCATCCAAAAAGGAGTACTGATGCTGGAAAGGATATTCAGATTCAGAATATTCAACGTCAGGATGAACAATACCTGGACATTCAACCCCAGAATATTCAGTGCCCGAATTTTCAAATCCTGGACATTCAACGCCAGGCCATGTAGTGCCAGACTCAGCGCCCGGATATTCACCGCCATAATATTTTCCGTTGCGATACTTTTCATGCCGGTGGTGGGAAAGTCGATAGCGCCACAGAATTCGACGACTTCCGAAGACAGCACATCGCTCTTGGAAGAAAGTCCCGATACGACAGAGTCTGGAAACAAAACAAAAGGACTTTCCTCGCCTGGAAAGGGAAAGCGCCCAGTCATCGGACTGGTCCTCAGTGGAGGAAGCGCAAAGGGACTGGCACACATCGGCGTCCTTAAGGTCCTCGAGGAAGAGGGGATCCAGGTCGATCTGGTGGCTGGCAACAGCATGGGCTCGCTCATGGGAGCCCTGTACGCGCTCGGCTATACGCCTGCCATGCTGGAAGACATCGCTTTGAATACAGACTGGATCGAACTGCTGGGTAACAAGTTCGACCGAAAGCATGTCTCAATTGAAAAAAAAGAACGGATGGAGCGTTACGCATTCGACCTCATCCTCGACGGTTACAAAGTCAGGCCATTGTCAGGACTCCTGTCCGGCCGTAAGGTCCACCGGCTGCTCACCAGATTGACGTGGCCGGCCAATTTCCTTGACGATTTCAGTCAGATGCCGAGACCGTTCCGCTGTATCGCGACTGACATCACCACGGGCGAGGGCGTGATCCTCGACAGCGGCTCTCTCGCCGACGCGATGAGGGCAAGCATGGCGATCCCGGGAGTATTCGCTCCCATCGAGATCGACGGAAAAATGCTGGTCGACGGAATGCTTGTCAGGAATTTTCCAACCCAGGACGCGCTGGATATGGGAGCTGATATCCTCATAGGCTCCGATGTCGGGTCCGATCCACTCGATCTGGACAAGATCAATTCGCTCCTCGACATCCTCAATCAATCCGTCGTTCTGGGCGACATGGTGAACAGGCAGAGTCAGCTCGATCTCTGCGATCTACTTGTCCTTCCCGATTTAAAGGATATCGGTTCTTTCTCCTTCAATAATGCTGATGAGATAATCCTGCGCGGCGAACAGGCTGCACGCGAAAAGATCGTTGAGATCAGGAAACTCGCTGAATATCTTTCCGCATGGGAGACCGAACCTATCCACGCGGAAATCGACCTTGAACGACCGATGCCGGTCTGCGGAATCAGGATCGACAGTAAAGACGAACTGAACACCGATTCCTTCCTGGGTCTCATCGGGATCGATCCGCCCTGCGATGTCACCATAGATCAGCTCGAATCCGCTATCGACATCCTTTACGGATCGGGCTCGTACTCCATGATCCAATACAGTTTCGAAAAGGAATCGGACTGCAGGACACTCGTTTTCCAGATCGACAGGGACGACAAGGACTATGTCTATACGGGACTGAGATACGACACGACATGGAGGACCTCCATCCTCTTCAATCTTTCGTTGAAAGAATTTATGAGCGGGCACTCCGACCTTGAGGTCGATATCCTCCTCGGTCGACGTATGAGGCTGGGCACTCAATACAAACTCAGGGCAGGGACAAAGAACCGGACCGGGATCAGGGGCGACTTCGAATATCTCTCCGACTGGCTGGACGTTTACGATGGAGATTATCTCTCCGCCCGCCTGGACGTCAGGAATATCCGCGCCGGCCTTTATGCCGAATATGCTTTCTCAAGATATATATTCTGGGACTTTGGGCTGTTGAGTGAGTGGACACAGGCCAACCCTCAGGTAGCTCCGCGCGGATTTGAAAAAGAGTGGACGAGGCTTAATTTCCTCGTGATGAATATCTGGTTCGATAACCTCGACAGGGCCTGGTTCCCCACGAAGGGCCTCCAGTTGAGACTGAGGGGAGAGTACGGAGACTTCGAGGAAGTTAACACCGACATGTTCAACCGGGTCGCGGGAAGGATGCTGTTCCGCCTGCCTCTTCATCGGAGCGTGAGCGTCGGAGCAAGACTCCTGTACGGATCGTCCGACGGTGAGAACATTCCATCACATTACAGGTTTTTCCTCGGAGGACTCAATTCGCCCTTTATGTTCCAGGACAGGCGCGAGATCAATTTCTATGGTTACCGCCATCAGGAACTGTCCGGGGAACACGCCTTTATCGCCGGGCTCGACCTGCAGTTCAAGCTCAATTCCATGACCTATCTCCTTCTGCATGGCAATGTGGGAAATGCGGTCGATGAATGGGAGAACCTCTTCAAGGAGGAGGGCATGGTATACGGGGCGGGAATCACTGTCGGAGTCGCTGCGCCGCTTGGCCCGGTCGAGATCACAATGGCCAATAGCAGAAGACATGATTTCCTTGTCTTCTTCGGAGCGGGGTACAGGTTCTGAGAATCCGATCGAATACAGGGATACGCCAGGGTCCCCTGCCCTCCGGAATCCGGAAAAGGGATAAATACATTGACCTAGGTGTCGCCGTTTTTTGCGGAAGGATGAGAAATTGATGACCCGACAGTCCAGAACCGCCATCTTGATCCTGATTATTTTTGTTCTTAGCGGATGCGCCGGGATATCAGGCAGGCTGCCCGCTCCTCTCGCTCCAGAACCGACCGGAGAGTTCCTTGCAGGAGCATCGAGAGTCGATATTACGCCTATGCCGGGATATCCGATGGGAGGTTACGCCGTGGCGGGTTACATATCGCGTGGGGTCTGGATGAGGCTTCATGCCCGGGCCGTCTGCTTCGAGGATCCTGACGGGAGATGCCTGGCGATGGTATCGACGGACCTATGGGCGATGCCCGCGGGGCTCGCCGACCGTGTCGCGGAGCTTGTATCCTGCGAATTCGGGATAGGGCGGCTGGCCAGAGAACAGATCATACTCGCCGCGACTCACACTCACAACGGTCCTGGAAATTACTCCTCCAGCAAGCTTTATAACCAGATGGCCTCGCCCGAGGGCGGCTTCGATCGCGATCTGTTCGATTTCCTTGCCTATCGTATCGCTGTATCGATAGCCGCGGCTTGGGAGAAACGCGGGCCGGCGATGCTGAAATATGCCGAGGCTCCCGTTCCGGGTGTGGCCAGAAACAGAAGTATCGGACCCTTCCTTGCCAACGGTGAGGACGCCCTCGCCCTGATCGAGGAGAACAGGGACCTGCCGATCCGAAGGACGCCGTACCCCGTCGGAGGCGACGACGCCTACCGTGCGCTCGACCAGACCATGAGAGTCATCCGGGTCGAAAGCGTTGGATCCAGCCTGTCTCCCCTTGCTGTCCTGGTCTTCTACGCTGTCCATCCCACTGTCATGAACACGCCCACGGAAGTATACAACAGCGATATCTTCGGAATAGCCTCTGCAAAGGTGGAGCGATCGCTTGAGAAGGCGGCGGGATCTTCTGTGCGACCGGTCGTAGCGATCTTCAACGGTCCCGAAGGCGATATCGCGGCAAACTGGACCCGAAGAGATCGGGAAGATGCTATCGAAGTAGGTTCGATACTAGCCAGCGGAATCATGAACCTTGTCGACGATCCCGGAGAAGAGATGACCGGAGAGATCGAC from Candidatus Latescibacterota bacterium carries:
- a CDS encoding right-handed parallel beta-helix repeat-containing protein, which produces MMYTFSRKISRMTLVVTSLLVFLFAACNDGSSSITAPEQPGTPLPTSVDSIAPSIPSGITASALSDSQIEIGWSASSDNIGVGGYRIFRNDEEIGTTLLPAWLDSGLSADTPYNYNVCAFDTSGNESELSETVTATTLETGGDGETFLVGPGRTYTTLQQVVSQLEPGDLVLVDGGAVYPGGLSFAHAGTPAAPITIRGVRSGGDRPVIEGGRDVVEFNCNNYVFEGFEIRNAEFRGLYHHADNITIRDCVVHGCPHGILGADGGSGDLLIEYCEVYGCGEGDGRHQLYISTNENDYPGSVFRIRFCYIHDGTGGNNLKSRAERNEIYYNWFENPYYHNLELIGPDPAGGVAEDTAREDSDVVGNVIIARRFSRNVRIGGDGCGQSFGRYRFANNTFIHRCPTPASHIFAHFDVESVEMHNNVFHITSRSVFDDSEASWVYSRRVSGSSNWVYSSAGYPGEWTATITGTDPGFVDMAGNDFMPAAGSILIGGGTYSMASPEGSPFIDPLIIPQFHPPVGLLIPVGTAEARPASGVVDIGAFEVR
- a CDS encoding DUF418 domain-containing protein; this encodes MNNGDSTKTSSKVVLPVAPSERISQIDTLRGFALLGILLMNIQYFSMIGAAYLNPTAYGDLNGLNRLVWMFSNVFANLKFVTIFSMLFGAGIVLMTSKIEAKGRGSAGIHYRRTFWLLIIGLIHAHIFWSGDILVPYALCALIAWLFRKVSPGKLLATGIVLFAVASALYIFFGSTMQYWPEASIQQTLATWKPNVEQIAEKLTHYRAGFFGQMRYRVEDSIFFETAYFMIHTSWRIGGMMLIGMAFFKWGIVTGRRSAKFYTWMIAMGFGIGLPLVIFGMYRNFAAGWAMEYSFFLGSQFNLWGSFFVSSAYIGIIMLICRLGFMKGVTSRLAAVGRMALTNYLAQTLICTTIFYGHGFGLYGSVERKYQILIVIAVWILQLVVSPVWLRYFRFGPVEWVWRSLTYARRQPMRVGK
- a CDS encoding patatin-like phospholipase family protein, with protein sequence MLERIFRFRIFNVRMNNTWTFNPRIFSARIFKSWTFNARPCSARLSARIFTAIIFSVAILFMPVVGKSIAPQNSTTSEDSTSLLEESPDTTESGNKTKGLSSPGKGKRPVIGLVLSGGSAKGLAHIGVLKVLEEEGIQVDLVAGNSMGSLMGALYALGYTPAMLEDIALNTDWIELLGNKFDRKHVSIEKKERMERYAFDLILDGYKVRPLSGLLSGRKVHRLLTRLTWPANFLDDFSQMPRPFRCIATDITTGEGVILDSGSLADAMRASMAIPGVFAPIEIDGKMLVDGMLVRNFPTQDALDMGADILIGSDVGSDPLDLDKINSLLDILNQSVVLGDMVNRQSQLDLCDLLVLPDLKDIGSFSFNNADEIILRGEQAAREKIVEIRKLAEYLSAWETEPIHAEIDLERPMPVCGIRIDSKDELNTDSFLGLIGIDPPCDVTIDQLESAIDILYGSGSYSMIQYSFEKESDCRTLVFQIDRDDKDYVYTGLRYDTTWRTSILFNLSLKEFMSGHSDLEVDILLGRRMRLGTQYKLRAGTKNRTGIRGDFEYLSDWLDVYDGDYLSARLDVRNIRAGLYAEYAFSRYIFWDFGLLSEWTQANPQVAPRGFEKEWTRLNFLVMNIWFDNLDRAWFPTKGLQLRLRGEYGDFEEVNTDMFNRVAGRMLFRLPLHRSVSVGARLLYGSSDGENIPSHYRFFLGGLNSPFMFQDRREINFYGYRHQELSGEHAFIAGLDLQFKLNSMTYLLLHGNVGNAVDEWENLFKEEGMVYGAGITVGVAAPLGPVEITMANSRRHDFLVFFGAGYRF